In the genome of Rhodoferax fermentans, one region contains:
- the gluQRS gene encoding tRNA glutamyl-Q(34) synthetase GluQRS, with amino-acid sequence MSLYTGRFAPSPTGPLHAGSLVAALASWLDARAHGGRWLLRIEDVDSSRCLPGLGEFILQQLNQCGLVPDQPPQYQSQRSGLYQQALQVLVQRGLAYRCSCTRKQIEAVLAQHGTGKARHGELVYPGTCRSAPRSATTGAWRLRTDIYIKNVPLALIKKGDAATDSIVSPHQPDLCTQALLGPTEWLDRRLGPQQQDVATVVGDFVLKRADGCFAYQLAVVVDDAAQGITDVVRGADLVDNTARQILLQHALGLPTPRYLHTPLVLGANGEKLSKQNGAAALDLQQPLAALNQAAQTLGLLPQTGSLAEALAAWVAQWPSAPPR; translated from the coding sequence ATGAGTCTCTACACCGGTCGCTTTGCCCCCTCACCCACCGGTCCCTTGCACGCTGGATCATTGGTGGCGGCCCTGGCCAGCTGGCTCGATGCACGCGCCCACGGCGGGCGCTGGCTGCTGCGTATCGAAGATGTGGACAGCAGCCGTTGCCTACCCGGTCTGGGCGAATTCATCTTGCAGCAGCTCAACCAGTGTGGGCTAGTTCCGGATCAGCCGCCCCAATACCAATCGCAGCGTAGCGGGCTCTACCAGCAGGCCTTGCAGGTCCTGGTGCAACGTGGTCTGGCCTACCGGTGCAGTTGCACCCGCAAACAGATTGAGGCGGTGCTGGCCCAACACGGCACAGGCAAAGCACGCCATGGTGAACTGGTCTACCCCGGCACCTGCCGCTCTGCGCCACGCAGCGCCACCACCGGGGCCTGGCGCCTGCGCACCGACATATATATAAAAAATGTGCCCCTAGCCCTTATTAAAAAAGGGGATGCAGCTACTGATTCAATAGTATCCCCACACCAACCCGACCTCTGCACCCAAGCCCTGCTGGGGCCCACCGAGTGGCTGGATCGCCGCCTGGGCCCACAGCAGCAGGACGTGGCCACGGTGGTGGGTGACTTTGTGCTGAAACGTGCTGACGGCTGTTTTGCCTACCAGCTCGCGGTTGTGGTGGACGATGCGGCACAAGGCATCACCGACGTGGTGCGGGGCGCGGATCTGGTTGACAACACCGCCCGGCAAATTTTGCTCCAGCACGCCCTGGGCCTGCCCACACCGCGCTACCTGCACACCCCGCTGGTGCTGGGCGCCAATGGCGAGAAACTCTCCAAACAAAACGGCGCCGCCGCGCTGGACCTGCAGCAACCTCTGGCCGCGCTCAACCAGGCAGCCCAGACGCTGGGTCTGCTGCCACAGACAGGCTCCCTGGCCGAGGCGCTGGCGGCCTGGGTGGCCCAGTGGCCCAGCGCGCCACCCCGCTAA
- a CDS encoding ABC transporter substrate-binding protein yields MSITLRSLLVTLTLGVLGTGVWAQASSQPSRVVIVSSDSAPAYTQTAEALTDHLVRQGIARTDIAQSLAADLAVRLKSGQPPRPTVYVALGSEATQLLVAAGTQTPVLSALIPRSSFERIVRSQGKTVSARLSAIYLDQPLARQLALVRLALPQVRRLGVLWGSESADRATGLRPLVAANGLDLQETMVTQPDDLPLALAQVLAGSDVLLALADPAIYNSNTLQNILMSSFRARVPLVAFSPAYVRAGAVLALYTTPLQAGQQAAELVLGVLRGKPLPDHVLEPNDFEVGVNAQVAHVLDLTLDAQALRLALRRLERLP; encoded by the coding sequence ATGTCTATAACGCTGCGCTCGCTGTTGGTGACCTTGACGCTTGGCGTCTTGGGGACAGGGGTGTGGGCGCAAGCGTCAAGCCAGCCGTCGCGGGTGGTCATTGTCAGCAGCGACAGTGCCCCGGCCTACACCCAAACTGCCGAGGCGCTGACTGACCATCTGGTTCGCCAAGGCATTGCCCGGACCGATATAGCGCAGTCCTTGGCCGCTGATCTGGCTGTGCGACTCAAGTCGGGCCAGCCACCCCGGCCCACGGTGTATGTGGCGCTGGGCAGCGAGGCCACACAACTGCTGGTGGCTGCGGGCACCCAGACGCCGGTCTTGAGCGCCCTGATCCCGCGCAGCAGTTTTGAGCGCATTGTGCGCAGCCAGGGCAAGACGGTCTCTGCCCGCTTGAGTGCGATTTACCTGGACCAGCCCCTGGCCCGCCAGTTGGCACTGGTTCGGTTGGCCTTGCCGCAAGTCAGGCGCCTGGGTGTCCTGTGGGGTAGCGAGTCAGCAGATCGGGCGACAGGGTTGAGACCGCTGGTGGCCGCTAACGGCCTCGATCTGCAAGAGACGATGGTCACCCAGCCCGACGATTTGCCTTTGGCTCTGGCCCAGGTGTTGGCTGGCAGTGATGTGCTGTTGGCTTTGGCAGACCCGGCAATTTACAACAGCAACACCCTTCAAAACATTCTGATGTCGAGTTTTCGTGCACGTGTTCCCCTTGTCGCTTTTTCGCCGGCCTATGTGCGTGCAGGCGCGGTATTGGCGCTCTACACCACACCCTTGCAGGCGGGCCAGCAAGCGGCCGAGCTGGTGCTGGGGGTGTTGCGTGGCAAGCCCCTGCCAGACCATGTGCTGGAGCCCAATGATTTTGAAGTGGGTGTGAATGCCCAGGTGGCACATGTGTTGGACCTGACACTTGACGCACAGGCACTGCGTTTGGCCTTGCGACGTCTGGAGCGACTCCCATGA
- a CDS encoding hybrid sensor histidine kinase/response regulator: MKKTLDIRSRMLLAALLPLALISILLATVFLLARFGDMQAAYDQRNRAVVRQAAVASEYGLFSGNVSQLQALAVGALQETDVRWVGILNTKGQLLASTGQADQAFSSPMSALEMQGFAPDRRLDWLAQPVFPSTVAIDDLFEKSGVQKSSSPVQLGQVVMVFSRQSVDTRKHDLLLSGGVVGLLSLLFGMALAVLLSRGVIRPITRITQLVERIGQGDFAAVDKLCDPAFARDPLQDLQRHIHLMAKRLSEARFELEQQVELATQALREKKEEAEQANVAKSRFLAAASHDLRQPTHALGLFVSRLAQLPHDRQTGELIGNLDASVRAMQNLLDGLLDISRLEAGAVQVDRRPFALSGLFDQLQQALSAEAADKGLRLRVRPTPLWVMSDATLIYRVLLNLTGNALRYTERGGVLVAARQLASGRVELQVWDSGVGIAPEHQQAVFAEFYQVGNAARDRTKGLGLGLNIVQRTVNLLDHPLTMRSLPGRGTRFTLNLPSAAGPQALEVEVTKDKVVPDDVRDRCALVVEDDALARSALVGLLVSWGMRVAQARGASDAIECLAQGLVPDVIVSDYRLQEGHNGMQLVQGLRQRLGTATPACLMSGDTDPGLIQAAQAAGLTLLHKPVRPAKLRSLLRHLLMEQADQREVTGADLS; this comes from the coding sequence ATGAAGAAGACACTTGATATCCGCAGTCGCATGTTGTTGGCGGCCCTGCTGCCGTTGGCCCTGATCAGCATCTTGTTGGCCACGGTGTTCCTGCTGGCCCGTTTTGGTGACATGCAAGCGGCCTATGACCAGCGCAACCGTGCGGTGGTGCGTCAGGCGGCTGTAGCCAGTGAATATGGCCTGTTTTCGGGCAATGTGTCGCAATTGCAGGCGTTGGCCGTGGGCGCTTTGCAAGAGACCGATGTACGCTGGGTGGGCATTCTGAACACCAAGGGCCAGCTGCTGGCCAGCACGGGCCAGGCCGACCAGGCTTTTTCTTCACCGATGAGTGCGCTTGAAATGCAGGGGTTTGCACCGGACAGGCGGCTGGATTGGCTGGCACAGCCGGTGTTTCCAAGCACCGTGGCGATCGACGATCTGTTCGAAAAAAGTGGGGTGCAAAAGTCTTCGTCACCGGTGCAACTCGGCCAGGTGGTGATGGTGTTTTCGCGCCAGAGTGTGGACACCCGCAAACACGATTTGTTGCTCTCGGGCGGGGTGGTGGGTCTCTTGAGTTTGTTGTTTGGCATGGCTTTGGCGGTGCTTTTGAGCCGGGGGGTGATCCGCCCGATCACCCGCATCACCCAGTTGGTCGAGCGTATTGGCCAGGGTGATTTTGCGGCGGTGGACAAGCTCTGCGACCCGGCTTTTGCACGCGATCCGTTGCAGGACTTGCAGCGTCATATCCACCTGATGGCCAAACGCCTGTCAGAGGCTCGGTTTGAGCTGGAGCAGCAGGTCGAGCTGGCCACCCAAGCCCTGCGCGAAAAAAAGGAGGAGGCGGAACAGGCGAATGTGGCCAAGTCACGGTTTCTGGCTGCGGCCAGTCATGACCTGCGCCAGCCCACCCATGCGCTGGGCTTGTTTGTGTCACGCCTGGCGCAGTTGCCGCATGACCGGCAAACGGGTGAGCTGATTGGCAACCTGGACGCTTCGGTACGTGCGATGCAGAACCTACTGGACGGTTTGTTGGACATCTCCCGTCTGGAGGCCGGTGCGGTACAGGTGGACAGACGACCATTTGCCCTGTCTGGCCTGTTTGACCAGTTGCAGCAGGCATTGAGTGCCGAGGCCGCCGACAAAGGTCTGCGCTTGCGGGTCCGGCCCACCCCGTTGTGGGTGATGAGTGATGCCACCCTGATTTACCGCGTGTTGCTCAATCTGACAGGCAATGCCTTGCGTTACACCGAGCGTGGTGGTGTGCTGGTGGCCGCCCGCCAGCTGGCCTCGGGCCGGGTTGAGCTGCAAGTGTGGGACAGCGGCGTTGGCATTGCGCCGGAACACCAACAGGCGGTGTTTGCCGAGTTCTACCAAGTGGGCAATGCTGCGCGGGACCGCACCAAGGGCTTGGGTCTGGGGCTCAACATTGTCCAGCGTACGGTCAATTTGCTGGATCACCCTCTGACCATGAGGTCGCTGCCTGGCAGAGGCACGCGGTTTACCCTGAATTTGCCGTCTGCTGCTGGCCCGCAGGCCCTGGAGGTAGAAGTCACCAAAGACAAAGTTGTGCCTGATGATGTGCGTGACCGTTGTGCGCTGGTGGTGGAGGACGATGCCCTGGCCCGCAGCGCCCTGGTGGGTTTGCTGGTCAGTTGGGGCATGCGCGTGGCGCAGGCACGTGGTGCGTCGGACGCAATAGAGTGTCTGGCCCAGGGTTTGGTGCCCGATGTGATTGTGAGTGACTACCGCTTGCAAGAGGGGCACAACGGCATGCAGTTGGTGCAAGGCTTGCGCCAGCGCCTTGGTACCGCCACACCGGCCTGTCTGATGAGTGGGGACACCGATCCCGGGCTGATTCAGGCGGCGCAGGCGGCGGGCCTGACGCTGCTGCACAAACCCGTGCGCCCGGCCAAGTTACGCAGCCTGCTGCGCCACCTGTTGATGGAGCAAGCGGATCAGCGGGAGGTGACAGGCGCCGACTTGTCGTAA
- a CDS encoding LysR family transcriptional regulator produces MQTARKVLTPDALAMLQTIADTGSFAAAARALGMVPSALTYRVRQMEDALDVLLFDRSSRQAVATQAGLELLREGERLLQEIDAVANRVKRVATGWEPQFTIAVDAIIAKATVMELCERFLEGAPPTRIRLRDETLSGTLEALTSGQADLALGVADLTQNAALHSHLLGEVRFVFVVAPHHPLADATEPLCDEELRQHRAIAVADTISRGRGMTFGLLGGQDVLTVATMQDKLDAHIRGLGCGFLPESMVVDHLATGRLVTRSTVRATRVVSLNYAWRASSSTPGRALQWWLDVLGSATTRAALLQRHRGV; encoded by the coding sequence ATGCAAACCGCACGCAAGGTATTGACCCCTGACGCGCTCGCCATGCTGCAAACCATTGCCGATACCGGCAGTTTTGCGGCCGCCGCGCGGGCCTTGGGCATGGTGCCCAGTGCCTTGACTTACCGGGTCCGCCAGATGGAAGACGCGCTGGATGTGCTGCTGTTTGACCGCAGCTCGCGCCAGGCGGTGGCCACCCAGGCCGGACTGGAACTGTTGCGCGAGGGTGAACGCCTGCTGCAGGAGATTGATGCGGTGGCCAACCGCGTCAAACGTGTGGCCACCGGCTGGGAGCCGCAGTTCACCATTGCGGTGGACGCCATCATCGCCAAGGCCACGGTGATGGAACTGTGTGAGCGCTTTCTGGAAGGCGCGCCACCTACCCGCATCCGCCTGCGCGACGAAACACTCTCGGGCACCCTGGAAGCACTGACCAGCGGCCAGGCCGACCTGGCTCTGGGTGTGGCCGACTTGACACAGAACGCCGCACTGCACAGCCATTTGCTCGGTGAGGTGCGTTTTGTGTTTGTGGTGGCACCACACCACCCGCTGGCCGACGCCACCGAACCGCTGTGTGATGAAGAGCTGCGCCAACACCGTGCCATTGCAGTGGCCGACACCATCAGCCGGGGTCGTGGCATGACGTTCGGACTGCTCGGTGGCCAGGACGTGCTGACCGTGGCCACCATGCAGGACAAACTCGACGCCCACATCCGCGGTCTGGGCTGCGGCTTTCTGCCCGAATCGATGGTGGTGGACCACCTCGCCACCGGGCGGCTGGTGACGCGCAGCACGGTGCGCGCCACCCGAGTCGTCAGCCTCAACTACGCCTGGCGCGCCAGCAGCAGCACGCCCGGGCGGGCGCTGCAGTGGTGGCTGGACGTGCTGGGCAGTGCCACCACCCGCGCGGCTTTGCTGCAGCGGCACCGGGGCGTGTAA
- a CDS encoding flavodoxin family protein codes for MAKVAVVFHSGYGHTLRMAQSVADGAAAELVAIDADGNVSEAGWATLNAADAIIFGSPTYMGSVSWQFKKFADATSKPWFGQAWKDKVFAGFTNSATMNGDKLSTLHYLFTLAMQHSGIWVGTGMMPSNSKAAQRNDLNYVGSFSGAMAQSPSDASPAEMLPGDLETARLFGQRVAAVAAKFSA; via the coding sequence ATGGCCAAAGTTGCAGTTGTTTTCCATTCCGGCTACGGCCACACCCTGCGCATGGCGCAATCGGTGGCTGACGGCGCCGCCGCCGAGCTGGTGGCGATTGACGCTGACGGCAACGTGTCCGAAGCTGGCTGGGCCACATTGAACGCGGCCGACGCCATCATCTTTGGCAGCCCCACTTACATGGGCTCGGTGAGCTGGCAGTTCAAGAAATTTGCCGATGCCACCAGCAAGCCCTGGTTTGGCCAGGCCTGGAAAGACAAGGTGTTTGCCGGTTTCACCAACAGTGCCACCATGAACGGCGACAAGTTGTCCACCTTGCACTATCTGTTCACCCTGGCCATGCAACACAGCGGTATCTGGGTGGGCACCGGCATGATGCCCAGCAACAGCAAGGCGGCGCAGCGCAACGACCTCAACTATGTCGGCTCGTTCAGTGGCGCCATGGCGCAGTCACCGTCGGACGCATCACCCGCCGAGATGCTGCCTGGTGATCTGGAAACCGCGCGGCTGTTTGGCCAGCGTGTGGCGGCTGTTGCTGCCAAGTTCAGCGCCTGA
- a CDS encoding NAD(P)/FAD-dependent oxidoreductase translates to MNKSPRMRQHIAIIGAGMAGVTCARTLVQAGHTVTLFEKSGGLGGRMATRDSAFGSFDHGAQYFTARDPRFVMALETSPRLVKRWSANTVQVIDEAGQISTPSAPTSEAHWVGVPGMSSLVTGWAEDIKGPSQIELHTRVTLIEPDALKPGAWQLRTEGPDDARHVYSGFNAVLLAIPSPQAQSLLQTSKLAESWLPLLDGVDMAPCWTLMLAFPQAMQPDLSTLGPQWSAARSKHHRIAWLARESSKPGRSPIERWTVQASADWSQEHLQDDPVRVQAKLLKAFGEVTGIHAEPALVDSQRWLYAKTRQTLGQSHLFNAELGLGLCGDWCQGYRVENAFVSGLELALAVV, encoded by the coding sequence ATGAACAAATCCCCTCGCATGCGCCAACACATCGCCATCATCGGCGCCGGTATGGCGGGCGTGACCTGCGCACGCACCTTGGTGCAAGCGGGCCACACCGTGACCTTGTTCGAAAAAAGCGGCGGCCTGGGTGGCCGCATGGCCACCCGAGACAGCGCATTTGGCTCGTTTGACCACGGCGCCCAGTACTTCACCGCGCGCGACCCGCGTTTTGTCATGGCGCTGGAAACCTCACCCCGGCTGGTCAAACGCTGGAGCGCCAACACGGTCCAGGTGATTGACGAAGCTGGCCAGATCAGCACCCCCAGCGCGCCGACCAGCGAGGCACATTGGGTGGGCGTGCCGGGCATGTCGTCCCTGGTAACGGGCTGGGCTGAGGACATCAAGGGGCCGAGCCAGATCGAGCTGCACACCCGCGTCACCCTGATCGAGCCCGATGCCCTCAAACCCGGGGCCTGGCAACTGCGTACCGAAGGTCCCGATGACGCGCGCCATGTGTACTCCGGATTTAACGCTGTTTTGTTGGCTATCCCCAGCCCCCAAGCGCAGAGTCTGCTACAAACTTCGAAGTTGGCCGAGTCCTGGCTGCCCTTGCTCGACGGGGTTGACATGGCACCCTGCTGGACGCTGATGCTGGCCTTCCCCCAGGCCATGCAACCCGATCTGTCGACACTGGGACCGCAGTGGAGCGCAGCGCGCAGCAAACACCACCGCATTGCCTGGCTGGCCCGTGAATCGAGCAAACCCGGACGCAGCCCGATTGAACGCTGGACGGTACAGGCCAGCGCCGACTGGTCACAGGAACATCTGCAGGATGACCCGGTGCGGGTGCAGGCCAAGCTGCTCAAGGCCTTTGGCGAAGTCACCGGCATCCACGCCGAACCCGCGCTGGTGGACAGCCAGCGCTGGCTGTACGCCAAAACCCGCCAGACCCTGGGCCAGAGCCACTTGTTCAATGCCGAACTGGGCTTGGGCCTGTGCGGCGACTGGTGCCAGGGTTACCGGGTGGAAAACGCCTTTGTCTCCGGGCTGGAACTGGCACTCGCCGTCGTCTAA
- a CDS encoding TonB-dependent receptor plug domain-containing protein: MRPAFPAFHPLSSLLFPAALLTGGLLVGSLSQAQVVASVSEKDFLSDMPIVLSVSRLPQRLDETPGAVTILDRDMIRNSGARDVADLLRLVPGFQVSNAFESVAPLVSYHGAFGDYSNRLELQIDGRSAYSPYFIGSIGPGLQSVALEDIERIEVLRGSNSASYGARAILGVINIVTRDTANTLGVQGAITVGDNGIRDTQARLGWGDWRGTFRLTADTREDDGLAGANGQNRVSRINFRSDIRANGSDEVQVRLGALKIDSGRGTAGNIGDPLRPFAFESSYAQLDYKRILNANEDVALKLSHTQERYTDVFPVYLRQWKPVFAANDFIPVSANGTASSDVVTVQHTLRNSDVVRLVWGGELRSERIQSQALYNTQSVFVNDFTRLFGNVEWCVAKNWLFNIGALAEHSSDTGDTVAPRLMLNWHLTPGHTLRAGISKAYRPPSNFESYADVRYFWHGLQLLQTAHGSSQLRAEELVSKELGYLGEFPDWRMALDARLFDEKIDNFMRITNQAPKTYLNDEDFAIRGFEYQLRWQPWQGAQVVLSQTRTNITTVQPGDALAAPKLASTISYVHSLPGQVTLTLARTDSSRWASFGGNEDDAQATRRTDLRLAKGLRWGTRRGEVALVVQNMGSAYRDYQKEFLFQKQAYLTLRLDD; encoded by the coding sequence ATGCGACCTGCTTTCCCCGCTTTTCACCCCCTCTCTTCACTTTTGTTTCCGGCTGCCCTGTTGACCGGCGGATTGCTCGTGGGCAGCCTGTCGCAGGCCCAGGTGGTCGCTTCGGTGTCTGAAAAAGACTTTCTGTCAGACATGCCGATCGTGTTGAGTGTGTCGCGCCTGCCGCAGCGGCTGGACGAAACACCCGGCGCTGTGACGATTCTGGATCGCGACATGATCCGCAACTCTGGCGCGCGCGATGTGGCCGATTTGCTGCGTCTGGTGCCGGGTTTTCAGGTCAGCAACGCGTTCGAGAGTGTGGCACCGTTGGTCAGCTACCACGGCGCGTTTGGCGACTACTCGAATCGATTGGAGTTGCAAATTGACGGGCGTTCGGCCTATTCCCCTTATTTCATTGGCAGCATCGGTCCGGGTTTGCAGTCGGTGGCACTCGAAGACATCGAACGCATCGAAGTGTTGCGCGGTTCCAACTCGGCGTCTTATGGCGCACGCGCGATTTTGGGTGTGATCAACATCGTGACACGCGATACCGCCAACACGCTGGGCGTGCAGGGCGCGATCACCGTGGGTGACAACGGCATCCGTGACACCCAGGCACGTCTTGGCTGGGGCGATTGGCGTGGCACTTTTCGCCTGACGGCAGACACCCGTGAGGACGATGGCCTGGCTGGTGCCAATGGCCAGAACCGAGTCTCGCGCATCAACTTTCGCTCGGACATCCGCGCCAATGGCAGCGATGAAGTGCAAGTCCGCTTGGGCGCCCTGAAGATTGATTCTGGCCGGGGTACGGCGGGCAACATCGGTGACCCCTTGCGCCCGTTTGCCTTTGAGTCATCCTATGCCCAACTCGACTACAAACGTATTCTGAATGCGAATGAAGATGTGGCGCTCAAGCTCTCGCACACGCAGGAGCGTTACACCGATGTGTTCCCCGTCTATTTGCGACAGTGGAAACCAGTTTTTGCTGCCAATGACTTTATACCAGTCAGTGCCAATGGCACGGCCAGCAGTGACGTGGTGACCGTGCAGCACACGCTGCGCAACAGTGATGTCGTGCGCTTGGTGTGGGGTGGTGAGTTGCGCAGTGAGCGAATTCAGTCGCAGGCGCTCTACAACACGCAAAGTGTGTTTGTGAACGACTTTACCCGGCTGTTTGGTAATGTCGAGTGGTGCGTCGCCAAGAACTGGTTATTCAACATCGGTGCGCTGGCCGAGCACAGCAGTGACACCGGTGACACTGTGGCGCCCCGCCTGATGCTCAACTGGCACCTGACCCCAGGGCACACCTTGCGGGCTGGCATCTCCAAAGCCTACCGCCCGCCGAGCAACTTCGAGAGTTATGCAGATGTTCGGTACTTCTGGCATGGCCTGCAGCTTCTCCAGACCGCCCATGGCAGCAGCCAACTGCGCGCCGAGGAGCTTGTGAGCAAGGAGCTGGGGTATTTGGGAGAGTTTCCGGATTGGCGCATGGCGCTGGATGCTCGGCTGTTTGACGAAAAGATCGACAATTTCATGCGCATCACGAACCAGGCGCCCAAGACTTATCTCAATGATGAGGATTTTGCGATTCGGGGCTTCGAATACCAGCTCAGATGGCAGCCTTGGCAAGGTGCACAGGTCGTGCTGAGCCAGACCCGTACCAACATCACAACCGTCCAGCCCGGTGACGCACTGGCTGCGCCGAAATTGGCCAGCACCATCAGCTATGTCCACAGCTTGCCCGGCCAGGTCACATTGACGCTGGCACGCACCGACAGCAGCCGATGGGCGTCTTTTGGCGGCAATGAAGATGATGCACAGGCCACTCGCCGCACTGACTTGCGCCTGGCCAAAGGCCTGCGCTGGGGCACGCGCCGTGGCGAGGTAGCCCTGGTAGTGCAAAACATGGGGTCGGCCTACCGGGACTACCAGAAAGAATTTTTGTTCCAGAAACAGGCCTACCTGACTTTGCGACTGGACGACTGA
- a CDS encoding response regulator transcription factor: MKILVVDDHALVRAGLCQVLQGLSPQETTEVFEAADCTRAFVLAAAHPDLDLVLLDYHLPDMNGLAALAIFGERHPELPVVILSGSANPSIAQRVLAQGAAGFVTKSGLSDELLHALRQVLRGEVYSPLEFRSAHQAAPACAEIKAPVFTPRQQEVLQLLLGGCSNRDISEQLSLSDETVKNHVSSILRGFGVKTRTQAALEAGRWGYDKSAPVTSR, translated from the coding sequence GTGAAGATTCTGGTGGTGGATGATCATGCGCTGGTGCGTGCGGGCCTGTGCCAGGTGCTGCAGGGTTTGTCACCTCAAGAGACCACCGAGGTGTTCGAAGCCGCCGACTGCACCCGTGCTTTTGTGCTCGCCGCCGCCCACCCCGACCTGGACCTGGTGCTGCTGGACTACCACCTGCCCGACATGAACGGCCTGGCCGCCCTGGCCATTTTTGGTGAGCGCCATCCGGAGCTGCCGGTCGTGATCCTGTCGGGCTCGGCCAACCCCAGCATCGCACAACGGGTCCTGGCCCAAGGTGCGGCCGGGTTCGTCACCAAGTCCGGTCTGAGTGATGAGTTGTTACATGCGCTGCGTCAGGTACTGCGTGGCGAGGTCTATTCACCGCTGGAATTCAGGTCGGCGCACCAAGCAGCCCCGGCCTGTGCCGAAATCAAGGCACCGGTCTTCACACCACGCCAGCAGGAAGTGCTGCAGTTGTTGCTGGGTGGCTGCAGCAACCGCGACATCAGCGAGCAGTTGTCGCTGTCAGATGAAACCGTCAAAAATCACGTCAGCAGCATCCTGCGGGGTTTTGGTGTCAAGACCCGTACCCAGGCGGCTTTGGAGGCCGGCCGTTGGGGTTACGACAAGTCGGCGCCTGTCACCTCCCGCTGA
- a CDS encoding pirin family protein: MIQLRPSQERGFADHGWLKSFHSFSFAGYFDPAHMGWGNLRVINEDRVAPGKGFGTHGHRDMEIVSYVMSGALAHKDSMGNVQTIRPGEVQRMSAGSGVQHSEYNHAADETTHFLQIWILPNVQGIEPGYEQKTFETERKQGRLCLVASPDGAQGSVSLHADARLYAGLFETGQTADLALDIQRKAYVFLVRGELQVNGLALQAGDAALLDGEPQLTLSGGVGAEVLVFDLSA; the protein is encoded by the coding sequence TTGATCCAACTCAGACCTTCGCAAGAACGCGGTTTTGCCGACCACGGCTGGCTCAAGTCGTTCCACAGTTTTTCCTTTGCTGGCTACTTCGACCCGGCACACATGGGTTGGGGCAATTTGCGGGTGATCAACGAGGACCGCGTTGCACCTGGCAAGGGCTTTGGCACCCATGGCCACCGCGACATGGAGATCGTGTCGTATGTGATGTCGGGGGCCTTGGCCCACAAGGACAGCATGGGCAATGTGCAGACCATCCGGCCCGGCGAGGTGCAGCGCATGAGTGCGGGTAGCGGTGTGCAGCACAGCGAGTACAACCACGCAGCGGACGAGACCACCCATTTCCTGCAAATCTGGATCCTGCCCAATGTGCAAGGCATCGAACCGGGCTACGAGCAAAAAACCTTTGAGACCGAGCGCAAGCAGGGCCGCCTGTGCCTGGTGGCCTCACCGGACGGTGCCCAGGGTTCTGTCAGCCTGCACGCTGACGCACGCCTGTATGCAGGTTTGTTCGAAACCGGGCAAACTGCCGATCTGGCCTTGGACATACAACGCAAGGCCTATGTGTTTCTGGTGCGCGGCGAGCTGCAAGTCAATGGCCTCGCGCTGCAGGCAGGCGACGCCGCATTGCTGGACGGGGAGCCGCAGCTCACCCTGTCGGGCGGTGTGGGTGCCGAGGTGCTGGTGTTTGATCTGTCGGCCTGA